In one Oryza glaberrima chromosome 2, OglaRS2, whole genome shotgun sequence genomic region, the following are encoded:
- the LOC127762160 gene encoding DEAD-box ATP-dependent RNA helicase 41, which translates to MEQEENHSADHLSAQPGNGNELEESSVKERCFEQREALVGEPRCVICGRYGEYICDQTDDDICSVECKTILLSKLSAETRPAVKAAKRVNLPVGDESFCIRDENFPKIPSMHDGQIASLRSKLDICVKGEDVPDPIMCFSSSGLPEKLVLNLEAAGYVMPTPVQMQVIPSSICNRSLLVSADTGSGKTASFLVPIIAHCSHVRSERCTDKQGPLAIVLAPTRELCLQVEEQAKVLGKGLPFKTALVVGGDPLAQQIYRIENGIELIVGTPGRLIDLLMKHNVDLNKVDVFVLDEVDCLLERGFRDQVMQIFQALSHPQVMMFSATVNSEVEKMSNSLAKNAIHISCGNPSRPNKSVKQVVIWVESKQKKQKIFEIMTSKQHFKPPAVVFVSSRIGADLLSEAITVATGLKVVSIHGDKTMNERRESLRRFLTGEVSVVVCTGVLGRGMDLLKVRQVILFDMPNSIDEYVHQVGRASRMGVEGMAIVFVNEEDRNLFRELVQILKTAGAPIPRELANSKYTTGIPLGGGKKRKLKSR; encoded by the exons ATGGAGCAAGAAGAGAATCATTCAGCTGATCACTTGTCTGCTCAACCTGGTAATGGCAACGAATTGGAAG AATCATCTGTAAAGGAAAGGTGTTTTGAGCAGAGAGAAGCCCTTGTTGGGGAGCCTCGCTGTGTTATTTGTGGCCGATATGGTGAATACATATGTGATCAGACTGACGATGACATATGTAGTGTTGAATGCAAGACAATTCTTCTTTCCAAACTTTCTGCTGAAACAAGGCCAGCAGTAAAAGCAGCAAAGCGTGTAAATCTTCCTGTTGGCGACGAGAGCTTCTGTATTAGGGACGAAAATTTTCCTAAAATACCCAGTATGCACGATGGTCAGATTGCTTCACTGAGAAGCAAACTTGATATTTGTGTCAAGGGTGAGGATGTTCCAGATCcaatcatgtgtttttcttcCTCTGGTCTCCCTGAGAAGCTTGTGCTCAATCTTGAGGCTGCGGGATATGTAATGCCTACTCCAGTGCAAATGCAAGTCATCCCTTCATCAATATGTAATAGAAGCTTACTTGTCTCTGCTGATACTGGTTCAGGGAAAACAGCTTCTTTTCTTGTTCCCATAATTGCACATTGTTCACACGTGCGATCAGAGAGATGCACAGACAAGCAAGGGCCATTAGCTATAGTCCTTGCTCCAACTAGAGAGCTATGTCTGCAGGTGGAAGAACAAGCAAAAGTGCTTGGAAAGGGTTTACCTTTTAAGACTGCTCTAGTTGTTGGTGGAGATCCCTTGGCTCAGCAAATCTACAGGATTGAAAATGGCATCGAGTTGATTGTTGGCACCCCTGGGAGGCTAATTGATCTACTCATGAAGCACAATGTTGATCTTAACAAAGTTGATGTATTCGTTTTGGATGAGGTGGACTGCTTGCTAGAGAGGGGATTCAGAGATCAGGTCATGCAAATCTTCCAAGCACTTTCGCATCCCCAGGTTATGATGTTTTCGGCAACTGTAAATTCAGAAGTTGAGAAGATGTCAAACTCACTGGCTAAGAATGCGATACATATTTCTTGTGGAAATCCAAGCAGACCAAACAAATCAGTTAAACAAGTGGTCATTTGGGTGGAGTCTAAGCAGAAGAAGCAGAAAATTTTTGAGATAATGACAAGTAAACAGCACTTCAAACCTCCCGCTGTTGTTTTTGTGAGTTCTAGAATTGGCGCTGATCTGTTGTCCGAAGCAATTACTGTTGCTACTGGATTGAAGGTGGTTTCTATTCATGGTGATAAGACAATgaatgagagaagagaaagcTTGAGAAGGTTTCTCACAGGAGAAGTGTCTGTTGTTGTTTGTACTGGGGTATTGGGACGTGGAATGGATCTCCTGAAAGTTCGTCAGGTGATATTATTTGACATGCCAAATTCCATTGATGAATATGTTCACCAAGTTGGAAGAGCATCTCGAATGGGTGTGGAGGGTATGGCTATTGTCTTTGTTAATGAGGAGGACAGGAATCTTTTCAGAGAGCTTGTTCAGATTCTGAAGACTGCAGGTGCTCCAATTCCCAGGGAACTTGCAAATTCAAAATACACAACCGGTATACCCCTTGGTGGTGGTAAGAAGAGAAAGCTGAAGTCTAGGTGA
- the LOC127762161 gene encoding ethylene-responsive transcription factor WIN1-like — MVQPKKKFRGVRQRHWGSWVSEIRHPLLKRRVWLGTFETAEEAARAYDEAAVLMSGRNAKTNFPVQRNSTGDLATAADRDARSNGGSRNSSAGNLSQILSAKLRKCCKAPSPSLTCLRLDPEKSHIGVWQKRAGARADSNWVMTVELNKEVEPTEPAAQPTSTATASQVTMDDEEKIALQMIEELLSRSSPASPSHGEGEGSFVI, encoded by the exons ATGGTACAGCCAAAGAAGAAGTTTCGTGGAGTCAGGCAGCGGCACTGGGGCTCCTGGGTCTCTGAGATCAGACACCCCCTCCT TAAAAGGAGGGTGTGGCTGGGCACCTTTGAGACGGCCGAGGAAGCTGCGCGAGCCTACGATGAGGCTGCTGTGCTGATGAGTGGCCGCAACGCCAAGACCAACTTCCCCGTGCAGAGGAACTCCACCGGTGATCTCGCCACGGCCGCAGACCGGGACGCCCGTAGCAATGGCGGTAGCAGGAACTCCTCCGCGGGCAACCTGTCACAGATTCTCAGTGCTAAGCTCCGCAAGTGCTGCAAGGCGCCATCTCCGTCCTTAACCTGCCTCCGCCTCGACCCCGAGAAGTCCCACATTGGCGTGTGGCAAAAGCGCGCAGGGGCCCGTGCTGACTCCAACTGGGTGATGACGGTGGAGCTCAACAAAGAGGTAGAACCAACTGAACCTGCAGCTCAGCCCACATCAACAGCAACAGCTTCGCAAGTGACAATGGATGATGAGGAAAAGATTGCGCTGCAAATGATCGAGGAGTTGCTGAGCAGGAGCAGTCCAGCTTCACCCTCacatggagagggagagggtagCTTTGTCATCTGA